A genome region from Nitrospirota bacterium includes the following:
- a CDS encoding integrase core domain-containing protein produces the protein MIRVQEQVVAWGGQLKAIRLDNGPEFIANRFMAWYAERTIKVRHIQPGKPDQSAFIERYNRANRTRVLNAYVFESLDQVREITTE, from the coding sequence GTGATTCGTGTGCAGGAGCAAGTGGTGGCCTGGGGTGGCCAGCTAAAGGCCATTCGGCTCGACAATGGTCCAGAGTTCATCGCCAACCGATTTATGGCGTGGTATGCCGAGCGCACGATTAAGGTGCGCCATATTCAGCCGGGGAAGCCGGATCAAAGCGCCTTCATTGAGCGGTACAATCGAGCCAATCGCACCCGAGTGCTCAATGCTTATGTATTTGAGTCATTGGATCAGGTGCGAGAGATTACCACAGAATAG
- a CDS encoding SGNH/GDSL hydrolase family protein has product MHKPRILSEWAIGFLLITVSCMVALGLAEMVVRVFFPISDGLENVTLDGKPIKSFFEPGSVYRQIANEYDALTTITDKGHRVPGVEGNPDIVFIGDSFTYGFGLNDEETFALVYCRQQRRECVNLGIPGSGTLRQVEKLETFIEKWHWKPKEVKLFFFGMSGSFSAGNDFVDNYDRYVREHSSQANVEQSVQDRTPRGGAPLGFTERLINLQGAILEHSTIMRLVKYHWGPMLKSLFVVDPGNERMAVALVATRESLAKLDELSRRIGFDYSIYLLVPVQDVIRGTYGETLATLNSVAPKPVVATAQLFLDSPKDYYYAFDGHLNVKGSKRIAEFLILKDH; this is encoded by the coding sequence GTGCATAAGCCTCGCATTCTCAGCGAGTGGGCAATCGGATTCCTCTTGATCACGGTATCTTGCATGGTTGCGTTGGGTCTGGCCGAGATGGTGGTGCGGGTCTTTTTTCCGATCTCTGATGGATTGGAGAATGTCACGCTTGATGGGAAGCCGATTAAGAGTTTCTTCGAGCCTGGCAGTGTGTACAGACAGATTGCTAATGAGTATGACGCACTTACGACCATTACGGATAAAGGCCATCGAGTCCCAGGAGTTGAGGGGAATCCAGACATCGTATTCATTGGTGACTCCTTTACTTATGGGTTCGGTCTCAATGACGAGGAGACATTTGCGTTAGTTTACTGCAGGCAACAACGCCGTGAGTGCGTGAATCTCGGTATCCCAGGCAGTGGCACATTGAGGCAGGTTGAAAAGCTTGAGACGTTTATCGAAAAGTGGCACTGGAAACCAAAAGAGGTGAAACTGTTTTTTTTCGGCATGAGCGGTAGCTTTTCCGCTGGTAACGACTTTGTTGACAACTACGATCGGTATGTACGGGAACATTCGAGCCAGGCCAATGTCGAGCAGAGTGTGCAAGATAGAACTCCAAGAGGGGGGGCGCCGCTTGGATTCACTGAACGCCTGATTAACTTGCAAGGTGCTATTCTGGAGCACTCAACCATAATGCGCTTGGTCAAGTATCACTGGGGTCCGATGCTCAAGAGCCTTTTTGTCGTAGATCCCGGTAACGAACGTATGGCGGTGGCTTTAGTTGCGACCAGGGAAAGTCTCGCCAAGCTAGACGAATTGAGCCGCCGAATTGGTTTTGATTATAGCATTTATCTTTTGGTCCCAGTACAGGATGTTATTCGAGGTACGTACGGGGAAACGTTGGCGACGCTCAATAGTGTTGCGCCCAAACCTGTTGTCGCTACGGCACAGTTGTTTCTCGACTCACCTAAAGATTATTACTACGCGTTCGATGGGCACCTTAACGTGAAGGGCAGTAAACGCATCGCGGAGTTCTTGATATTGAAAGATCACTGA
- a CDS encoding carbamoyltransferase — protein MVNILGISAYYHDSAACLVQDGEIVAAAQEERFTRKKHDPGFPHRAVEYCLSEAGIGIKDLKYIVFYDKPLIKFERLLETYVGFSPKGIQSFLAAMPVWMKEKLFLRNLLQKEVIACSNGLDKSELPEFLFGEHHESHAASAFYASPYERAGVLCMDGVGEWATTSAWLGEGNKLTPLWDIPFPHSIGLLYSAFTYYTGFKVNSGEYKVMGLAPYGEPKYVKAIYEHLIDLKPDGTFRMNMEYFNYCTGLTMTSRKFDDVFGGPPRKAESKFGQREMDLARSIQEVTEEVMLRLSRTMHREAGVEYLCLAGGVALNCVGNGRVLREGPFKGIWIQPAAGDAGGALGAALSVWHQYEDKPRTADNIHDKMKGSYLGPAFRSEDVGKRLTAIGAVYSRFDEKDLYNRVADELAAGKVVGWHQGRMEFGPRSLGGRSILGDARNTKMQSVLNLKIKYRESFRPFAPSVLRERVSDYFQMNCDSPYMLLVAPVLEKRRLPFDSGQKELWGIELLNVPRSDIPSVTHIDYSARIQTVHEETNPRYYKLLKAFEQKTGYATCVNTSFNVRGEPIVCTPEDSYRCFMRTEMDLLVVENYVLRKEDQKPLEGDSDWKKEFELD, from the coding sequence ATGGTTAACATCCTCGGCATTTCTGCGTATTATCACGACAGTGCCGCGTGTTTGGTGCAGGACGGTGAGATCGTCGCGGCAGCGCAAGAGGAACGGTTTACTCGGAAGAAGCACGACCCAGGGTTCCCGCATCGGGCAGTTGAGTATTGTCTATCCGAGGCAGGCATAGGCATTAAAGACCTAAAGTATATCGTGTTCTACGACAAGCCGCTCATCAAGTTTGAGCGATTACTGGAGACCTACGTAGGATTTTCTCCGAAGGGAATCCAGTCATTCCTGGCTGCGATGCCTGTGTGGATGAAAGAGAAGCTTTTCCTGCGGAACTTGCTTCAAAAGGAGGTCATCGCGTGCTCTAACGGCCTCGACAAGTCTGAACTGCCTGAGTTCCTCTTCGGTGAGCATCACGAATCTCACGCAGCATCAGCCTTTTATGCGTCGCCCTATGAGCGGGCCGGTGTGTTGTGTATGGATGGCGTAGGGGAGTGGGCGACCACATCGGCTTGGTTGGGGGAAGGGAATAAGCTTACCCCGCTCTGGGATATTCCATTTCCTCACTCCATCGGGCTGCTGTACTCAGCCTTCACCTACTACACGGGTTTTAAAGTTAACTCCGGCGAATACAAAGTTATGGGTTTGGCTCCGTATGGAGAACCTAAGTACGTCAAGGCTATTTACGAACATCTGATTGATCTCAAGCCGGACGGCACATTCAGAATGAATATGGAGTATTTCAATTACTGCACCGGTTTAACCATGACGAGTCGAAAATTTGATGACGTATTTGGAGGCCCCCCCCGCAAGGCGGAGTCGAAGTTCGGACAACGGGAAATGGATTTGGCCCGTTCGATTCAGGAGGTGACGGAGGAGGTTATGCTTCGTTTGTCGAGAACGATGCATCGAGAAGCAGGAGTGGAGTATCTCTGTTTGGCCGGCGGTGTCGCACTCAATTGTGTGGGAAACGGGAGAGTGCTCCGCGAAGGACCGTTTAAGGGTATCTGGATTCAGCCTGCAGCCGGTGATGCCGGTGGTGCGTTGGGTGCTGCACTGAGTGTGTGGCATCAGTACGAGGACAAGCCTCGGACTGCAGACAATATTCACGATAAAATGAAGGGGAGTTACCTCGGCCCGGCATTCAGGAGTGAAGATGTCGGAAAGAGGCTGACGGCTATCGGGGCGGTATATAGCAGGTTTGATGAAAAGGATTTGTATAATCGGGTGGCCGATGAGTTGGCTGCCGGGAAGGTCGTGGGCTGGCATCAGGGACGTATGGAGTTTGGTCCACGATCCCTTGGCGGGCGCAGCATCCTTGGCGATGCACGGAATACGAAAATGCAGTCGGTATTGAACCTCAAGATCAAATACAGGGAGTCGTTTAGACCCTTCGCGCCTTCTGTGCTGAGAGAACGAGTATCGGATTATTTTCAGATGAACTGCGATAGTCCCTACATGTTGCTCGTCGCGCCTGTCCTGGAAAAACGACGACTTCCGTTCGATTCTGGGCAGAAAGAACTCTGGGGCATTGAGTTGCTCAATGTGCCGCGCTCAGATATCCCATCCGTTACGCACATCGATTACTCCGCCAGAATTCAGACGGTTCACGAAGAAACGAATCCCCGGTATTACAAGTTACTCAAGGCGTTTGAACAAAAGACGGGGTATGCCACTTGTGTGAATACGTCGTTCAATGTGCGAGGCGAACCAATCGTCTGCACGCCTGAAGACTCCTATCGCTGCTTTATGCGGACGGAGATGGATCTCCTGGTTGTCGAGAATTATGTGTTGAGGAAAGAAGATCAGAAGCCTCTTGAAGGGGATTCTGATTGGAAAAAAGAGTTTGAGCTGGATTAA
- a CDS encoding DUF5989 family protein, giving the protein MGGIVMELWAFMKERKKFWLLPIIFVLVLLGGLIVLTQGSAVAPFIYTLF; this is encoded by the coding sequence ATGGGCGGTATTGTCATGGAATTGTGGGCCTTCATGAAAGAGCGAAAGAAGTTTTGGCTCCTTCCAATCATTTTCGTGCTCGTACTCCTTGGAGGGCTGATTGTATTAACTCAGGGCTCAGCCGTGGCACCATTTATTTACACGCTATTCTAG
- a CDS encoding acyltransferase family protein, giving the protein MRNKTVDIARGIGILLVVFGHSWIVLHEKGELFRVIFSFHMPLFFLLSGIFLKETEALPSLLKSKANSLLKPYFVVLGGLGIAHILGGDGSLLYFIGLIYSTGSTIEWVQLWFLPHLFVVVVFSWLTVKAFSGKHLNKKIFALVPAVFLILGAFAIQMFWLKPMSEFGGPSFLFGKKALLPGLPFSVDLILISSAYFLAGYMMSRYIQSITFSPLLLLCAGSIFFGLHYFFDETIDLNRRIYGDILISSMQAFSGIYIVLSVSSVLSFSSSLATLFGHIGSGSIFILIFHWFFMDNARLFFDANTSMDPYVIGTFGFLLAVVAPLILLEVTRRQRLLSVLLLPGKSSISSPSP; this is encoded by the coding sequence ATGCGAAATAAGACGGTCGACATTGCGAGGGGCATTGGAATATTGCTCGTTGTCTTTGGGCACAGTTGGATTGTGCTTCATGAGAAAGGAGAGTTATTTAGAGTTATTTTCTCATTCCATATGCCACTATTTTTCCTTTTATCAGGTATTTTCTTGAAAGAAACAGAAGCGTTGCCCTCGTTACTGAAGTCTAAGGCGAACTCGTTACTCAAGCCATATTTTGTTGTTTTGGGTGGTCTTGGTATCGCTCACATCCTGGGAGGGGACGGATCGCTGCTGTATTTTATTGGGTTAATCTACTCTACGGGGTCGACGATTGAGTGGGTGCAACTTTGGTTCTTGCCACATCTCTTTGTTGTAGTTGTTTTTTCATGGCTAACAGTAAAAGCATTCTCGGGCAAGCACCTAAACAAGAAGATATTTGCTCTGGTGCCTGCTGTATTTCTAATATTAGGGGCCTTCGCTATTCAAATGTTTTGGTTGAAGCCAATGTCTGAATTTGGGGGTCCGAGTTTCCTATTCGGGAAAAAAGCATTACTTCCAGGACTTCCATTCAGTGTCGACCTCATTCTTATTTCTTCGGCGTATTTTCTGGCGGGATATATGATGTCGAGATACATCCAGAGCATTACCTTCAGCCCGCTTCTCTTGTTATGTGCTGGTTCTATATTCTTTGGCCTACACTATTTCTTTGACGAAACAATTGATCTGAATCGCAGGATCTACGGAGATATACTGATTTCTTCGATGCAAGCATTCTCAGGGATTTACATTGTTTTGTCGGTGTCTTCGGTGCTTTCTTTTTCCTCAAGTCTTGCAACGTTATTTGGACATATTGGCTCTGGTAGTATTTTCATACTGATCTTTCATTGGTTTTTCATGGATAACGCCAGACTGTTTTTTGATGCTAATACTTCAATGGACCCATATGTTATCGGCACGTTCGGTTTTCTGTTGGCTGTCGTTGCCCCTCTGATTCTATTGGAGGTTACGCGAAGGCAGCGGTTGTTGTCGGTACTGTTGCTTCCAGGGAAATCTAGTATAAGCTCGCCTTCACCCTGA
- a CDS encoding integrase core domain-containing protein — protein MPKPTHPGRCYAMNFVHDRFVTDRRFKCLTMSDLYSKEVSEIEVDLSIDGTPVCRTLDRLFLTHPLPKTMIPDNGHEFAGTALDAWASQRGMRLHFIQPGKPVQNACIEGFNGKFLDECLNERRILTLQESQLVIVA, from the coding sequence TTGCCAAAGCCAACGCACCCAGGACGTTGTTATGCGATGAACTTCGTCCATGACCGGTTCGTGACTGACCGACGGTTCAAGTGCTTGACGATGTCCGATCTCTACTCAAAAGAAGTCTCTGAGATTGAGGTGGATCTGTCGATTGATGGGACACCAGTGTGCCGGACGCTGGATCGGCTGTTCCTGACACACCCGCTGCCAAAGACCATGATTCCTGACAACGGTCACGAATTCGCCGGAACGGCCTTGGATGCCTGGGCCTCGCAACGCGGGATGCGCCTGCACTTTATTCAACCGGGGAAGCCGGTACAGAACGCGTGTATTGAGGGCTTCAACGGCAAGTTTCTGGATGAGTGTTTAAACGAGCGCCGGATTCTGACGTTGCAGGAATCGCAACTTGTGATAGTCGCCTAG
- a CDS encoding IS3 family transposase has protein sequence MALDQNTLRYRSRCQKAAALQTRIREIAGTKKRDGCPRIYVRLRRKGWPVNQTKVDRLYYRDEGLTLRWRRRKKSATLP, from the coding sequence ATGGCCCTCGATCAGAACACGCTGCGATATCGCAGTCGATGCCAGAAGGCTGCGGCCCTACAGACGCGGATCCGAGAGATTGCGGGAACCAAGAAGCGAGATGGGTGTCCACGGATCTATGTCCGGTTACGGCGGAAGGGCTGGCCTGTGAATCAAACGAAGGTGGATCGGCTCTATTATCGCGATGAAGGGCTGACGCTTCGGTGGCGCAGACGGAAGAAGTCCGCGACGCTTCCCTGA
- a CDS encoding choice-of-anchor D domain-containing protein: protein MAPPSAPAVSVVPAIGTSPTSLSFTAQQGGSNPATQTLTISNIGGGTLSWTASDSAAWMSLSSSAGTGAGSVSVSVATGALTAGSYTGTVMLSATGASPVIVPVSFTVTTAPVAPAIGASPASFSFTAQAGSNPATQTLTISNTGGGTLNWTASDNAAWLMLSTASGTGNGPTTLTVNTATLTAGSHNALVTLSAPGAASVTVPVALIVTAAPVAPAIGASPISLSFTAQQGGANPATQALAISNTGGGTLTWTASDDAAWLSVAPASGTGNGAVTVTAILGTLATGTHTGTITLSATGASSVSIPVSLTVTAAPVPPAIGASPTSLTFAATQGGVNPANQTLTISNTGGGTLTWSVSDNAAWLTASPTSGTGNGAVTLTAATGSLTAGSHSGTVTIAATGAASVTIPVTFAVAAPPAIGMSPSSLSFTAQQGGGNPVAQTMSISNTGGGTLSWSATPDTTWLAASPSSATGNGTVSVSVTTGILTAGSYTGNITLSATGASSRTVPVTFTITAAPSISLSPTSLTYTAAQGGSNPVNQTVTLTNTGGVANWTVSDNASWLSVSPASGSSSSTLTATVNTTGLTAGSYTGTITVSATGITSRTVAVTLTVSAPTTSAVTLTWAANTEIDLAGYKIYRRTASSAYGTALATVSAGTLSYQATGLSASTTYFFAVTAYNTAGNESGYSNEARIDIP from the coding sequence ATCGCGCCGCCTTCGGCTCCGGCAGTTTCAGTCGTACCCGCGATCGGAACAAGTCCAACCAGTCTGTCTTTTACAGCCCAGCAAGGAGGCAGCAATCCCGCCACACAGACCTTGACCATCAGCAATATCGGTGGCGGAACCTTGAGCTGGACTGCGAGCGATAGCGCAGCCTGGATGTCGCTCAGCTCCTCCGCAGGAACTGGAGCTGGCTCCGTGTCTGTGAGCGTAGCGACCGGAGCCCTAACAGCAGGAAGTTATACTGGCACAGTGATGCTCAGTGCGACTGGAGCCTCCCCGGTTATTGTTCCTGTTTCATTTACCGTCACCACTGCTCCCGTGGCTCCCGCGATTGGCGCAAGTCCGGCAAGCTTCTCCTTCACAGCACAGGCAGGGTCCAATCCGGCAACCCAAACTCTGACGATCAGCAATACCGGTGGTGGAACCCTGAACTGGACAGCTAGCGACAATGCCGCTTGGCTGATGTTGTCGACAGCCTCCGGTACCGGAAACGGCCCTACGACATTGACCGTGAATACCGCCACTCTGACAGCAGGGAGCCATAATGCTCTCGTTACACTCTCTGCCCCAGGAGCAGCATCTGTCACTGTCCCAGTAGCGCTCATCGTCACGGCAGCGCCGGTTGCACCCGCGATCGGGGCAAGCCCGATCAGTCTGTCGTTTACGGCACAACAAGGAGGCGCCAACCCAGCAACTCAGGCGCTAGCCATCAGCAACACCGGCGGTGGCACATTGACGTGGACGGCCAGCGATGATGCAGCATGGCTGTCAGTCGCACCAGCCTCAGGAACCGGCAACGGCGCGGTCACCGTTACTGCCATACTGGGAACGTTGGCCACCGGAACCCATACCGGAACGATTACACTCTCCGCCACTGGAGCCTCTTCTGTTTCCATTCCTGTCAGCCTGACAGTTACAGCGGCCCCCGTACCACCGGCGATTGGCGCAAGCCCAACCAGCCTGACCTTTGCCGCGACACAGGGCGGAGTCAATCCAGCAAACCAGACTCTGACCATTAGCAATACCGGCGGTGGCACATTGACGTGGTCAGTCAGCGACAACGCCGCTTGGTTGACAGCGTCACCCACCTCAGGCACAGGCAATGGCGCCGTTACCCTGACCGCAGCGACCGGCAGCCTGACTGCAGGCAGCCATAGTGGCACGGTAACGATCGCGGCCACTGGGGCCGCTTCGGTTACCATTCCCGTGACCTTTGCAGTTGCAGCTCCACCGGCAATTGGCATGAGCCCATCCAGCCTGTCCTTTACGGCTCAGCAGGGAGGTGGAAACCCCGTTGCACAAACTATGAGTATCAGTAACACCGGTGGTGGAACCTTGAGCTGGAGCGCAACTCCCGACACCACCTGGCTGGCGGCCTCACCTTCTTCCGCCACTGGGAATGGCACGGTATCCGTAAGCGTAACCACGGGAATCCTAACAGCCGGCAGCTATACCGGAAATATCACCCTGAGCGCGACCGGAGCCTCGAGTAGAACCGTTCCCGTGACATTCACCATTACTGCAGCCCCCAGTATCAGCTTGAGCCCAACAAGTCTGACCTATACAGCAGCACAGGGCGGATCTAATCCGGTGAATCAAACCGTTACGCTAACAAACACCGGGGGAGTCGCAAATTGGACCGTGAGCGATAATGCTTCCTGGCTAAGCGTCTCTCCGGCATCTGGCAGCAGCAGTAGTACATTGACAGCCACGGTAAATACGACAGGGCTTACCGCCGGATCCTACACCGGCACCATCACCGTCAGTGCGACTGGGATAACATCAAGAACAGTGGCCGTCACGTTGACGGTCAGTGCTCCCACGACCTCAGCTGTTACATTGACATGGGCCGCAAATACAGAGATCGACTTGGCTGGATATAAGATCTATCGAAGAACAGCATCCAGCGCATATGGCACTGCCCTAGCCACAGTCTCTGCTGGAACGCTCTCCTACCAGGCGACAGGGCTCTCGGCGAGCACCACATACTTTTTTGCCGTCACGGCCTACAACACAGCAGGCAATGAAAGTGGATATTCAAATGAAGCAAGAATCGACATTCCGTAG
- a CDS encoding nucleotide sugar dehydrogenase: protein MAQQKDTARKIAVVGLGYVGLPIAVAFGNRQHVIGFDINKAKIAELQKGLDRTGEVSAAELKATDVHYTFEPSDLKAADFIIVAVPTPINEALQPDLTALRKSSELIGANLSPGSIVVYESTVYPGATEEVCLPILEKISGMKAGVDFKIGYSPERINPGDKEHTLERIIKVVSAQDDASLEIVANTYELVVKAGIHRASSIKVAEAAKVIENTQRDLNIALMNELALIFHRLGIDTKSVLDAAGTKWNFLRFTPGLVGGHCIGVDPYYLTSKAESVGYHPQVILAGRRINNGMGKFIAEQTMKLLSQLPRPVNDLKVAVLGLTFKENVPDLRNSKVPDIIQELREYGVQVLVHDPIAEPEEAVAEYGIHLQQWDDLKNVDGVIVAVAHRAYAEMNLEELLKPLRDQRDGVVIDVKSLLDQAKISPSLKYWRL from the coding sequence ATGGCTCAACAGAAAGACACCGCGCGAAAAATTGCTGTTGTAGGACTCGGCTATGTTGGTCTTCCTATTGCGGTCGCATTCGGGAATCGGCAGCATGTGATTGGCTTTGATATCAACAAGGCAAAGATTGCAGAGTTACAGAAGGGCCTTGACCGTACGGGTGAGGTGTCTGCGGCTGAGCTGAAAGCGACGGACGTTCACTATACATTTGAACCTAGCGATCTCAAGGCCGCAGATTTCATCATTGTGGCCGTTCCTACGCCGATTAATGAAGCTCTTCAGCCTGACCTGACGGCTCTTCGCAAATCATCTGAGCTCATAGGTGCGAATCTCTCACCCGGTTCGATTGTGGTCTACGAGTCGACGGTCTATCCCGGCGCCACCGAGGAGGTGTGTCTTCCTATTTTAGAGAAAATATCAGGGATGAAAGCAGGGGTTGATTTTAAGATTGGGTATTCCCCAGAGCGGATTAATCCAGGAGATAAGGAACATACGCTGGAGAGAATTATCAAGGTTGTATCGGCCCAAGATGACGCATCGCTTGAGATTGTTGCCAACACGTACGAACTTGTAGTCAAGGCGGGGATCCATCGGGCTTCCAGTATTAAGGTTGCTGAAGCGGCGAAGGTAATTGAAAACACCCAGCGAGATTTGAATATCGCGCTGATGAACGAGTTAGCACTCATCTTTCACCGTCTTGGAATTGATACTAAGTCTGTGCTGGATGCGGCAGGAACAAAGTGGAATTTTCTGAGGTTTACTCCAGGCCTCGTTGGCGGTCACTGTATTGGCGTTGACCCGTATTATCTGACCTCCAAGGCTGAATCAGTTGGATATCATCCTCAAGTAATCCTCGCCGGCCGGCGTATCAACAACGGGATGGGGAAATTCATTGCGGAACAAACGATGAAACTGCTTAGTCAGCTTCCTCGTCCGGTCAATGATCTCAAGGTGGCAGTATTAGGACTTACATTTAAGGAAAATGTTCCCGATCTGCGCAATAGTAAAGTCCCCGATATTATTCAGGAGTTGCGCGAGTATGGCGTTCAAGTACTTGTGCATGATCCGATTGCCGAACCAGAGGAAGCGGTCGCAGAATACGGCATTCATCTCCAGCAGTGGGATGATTTGAAGAACGTCGATGGAGTGATTGTTGCCGTGGCTCACCGTGCGTATGCCGAAATGAACTTGGAAGAATTGCTCAAGCCTCTTCGAGATCAGCGTGATGGGGTGGTTATTGATGTGAAGAGCCTACTTGATCAGGCGAAGATCTCACCCTCGTTGAAGTACTGGCGCCTGTAA
- a CDS encoding secretin N-terminal domain-containing protein, translating into MNSEDNTILKHTAVGMCCAIGTMVALSGCAYFISPDIKRGDQQLAAGKWEEASLAYKQALKDDPFNPTLQSKYIMARERAAALYEERGRAYLKEHQPDLASEQFKRALTIEPSSQEHQSGLLEALRLKDARGQNREADRLAQLGRTDEAMEAYARAAELDPSFKEPLESIARLTEEQQALNRDDRRKQPVTLRFRNAGLKEVLEGIGKAGGINLIFDKDVRNDPVTISIQDTPFDDAFNLILNSNSLFSHTISPGVMIVSPNTRQKQEQYQDLMIRTFYLSNAKAKDMLVLLKSMLDSKRMHANEQLNTIVIRDQPEKLEMAEKIILANDRLDSEVLFDVEVLEVDRTVDQTYGLTYPKQIAGAIVPPGFSGAIAGDIAQQFTRGQLTDLGGSNYLFKLPTNIQLDFFKQITEAKTLASPKVRVVNNKKAEINIGDKQPILLSTTNVLPGQAATGAVPTTSTVTSIEFRDTGVKLTVEPSIHLGNELSLKMKIEVIRLGEQVTLQANPPITQFKFGNRSAETMLNVRDGETIVLGGLIQEEDRKTRTTIPWIGDLPFIGNLLSSFITKRVTTEVILTITPHIIQGMTPPGLSKQVFWSGTDSTYATSPLFTPQGKKMSMMGNGAAGAGLSSLGVASKGGGGGKASTASLTPLVSVGAVASIRPDESVIQMGKEFTLAIDDERLRPAGEGVFQLQYDPKVLEFRTILNGNVISLDSTGEEASNSSVTQAGMVTFKFSPVARQVGGRTVTVTFYAKAPGVSPVRVVLVDSAAESSTAPAQEGKGIVRVR; encoded by the coding sequence ATGAATAGCGAGGACAATACGATACTGAAACATACGGCAGTGGGGATGTGCTGTGCCATTGGAACAATGGTAGCTCTTTCTGGCTGCGCCTACTTCATTTCCCCTGATATCAAGCGAGGCGACCAACAACTCGCTGCAGGGAAATGGGAGGAAGCGAGTCTCGCCTATAAGCAAGCGCTGAAAGACGATCCCTTCAATCCCACCTTACAGAGCAAATACATCATGGCTCGAGAACGAGCCGCGGCCTTGTATGAGGAGCGAGGACGGGCTTATCTCAAAGAACATCAGCCCGACCTGGCATCGGAGCAGTTTAAACGTGCACTGACCATTGAACCTTCCAGCCAGGAGCATCAATCAGGGTTGCTTGAAGCGCTTCGCTTAAAAGATGCGCGTGGCCAGAATCGGGAAGCAGATCGCCTTGCCCAACTCGGTCGGACCGATGAGGCCATGGAAGCGTACGCCAGAGCGGCTGAGCTGGATCCTTCGTTTAAGGAGCCTCTTGAGAGTATTGCCAGACTCACCGAAGAGCAGCAGGCACTGAACCGTGACGATCGGCGGAAGCAGCCGGTGACACTTCGGTTTCGCAATGCCGGGCTCAAAGAAGTTTTGGAAGGGATTGGAAAGGCCGGGGGGATCAATCTCATTTTTGATAAGGATGTCCGAAACGACCCCGTGACCATTAGCATCCAGGACACACCGTTCGATGATGCGTTCAACCTTATTCTCAACAGCAATAGCCTCTTCTCCCATACCATATCCCCGGGCGTGATGATTGTCAGCCCCAATACCAGGCAGAAGCAGGAGCAGTATCAAGATCTGATGATTCGGACGTTCTACTTGTCCAACGCCAAAGCGAAAGACATGTTGGTGTTGTTGAAGAGCATGCTCGATTCCAAACGAATGCATGCCAACGAACAATTGAATACGATTGTGATTCGGGACCAACCGGAAAAACTGGAGATGGCGGAAAAGATCATTTTGGCCAACGATCGCCTGGACTCTGAAGTCTTATTTGATGTCGAAGTGTTGGAAGTCGATCGTACGGTTGATCAAACCTATGGGTTGACCTATCCCAAGCAAATTGCCGGCGCCATCGTGCCTCCAGGGTTTTCTGGTGCGATCGCGGGGGATATTGCGCAGCAGTTCACCCGCGGACAACTCACCGATCTTGGGGGGAGCAACTATCTCTTTAAGCTTCCGACCAACATCCAGTTGGACTTCTTTAAACAGATTACCGAAGCCAAGACTCTCGCGTCGCCGAAGGTTCGGGTGGTCAATAATAAGAAAGCGGAAATCAATATTGGGGATAAGCAGCCGATCCTGTTATCCACAACGAATGTCTTGCCAGGGCAAGCTGCCACAGGCGCCGTCCCAACAACCTCGACGGTGACCTCGATTGAGTTCCGTGATACGGGAGTCAAGTTGACGGTTGAACCATCCATCCATTTAGGAAACGAATTGTCTTTGAAGATGAAGATTGAGGTCATTCGCCTTGGCGAGCAGGTGACCCTCCAAGCCAATCCCCCCATTACTCAGTTTAAGTTCGGCAATCGGTCCGCGGAAACCATGCTCAATGTGAGGGATGGCGAAACCATTGTGTTGGGAGGGCTGATCCAAGAAGAAGACCGAAAAACCCGCACGACTATTCCATGGATCGGCGATCTTCCGTTTATCGGTAATCTCCTGAGCTCGTTTATCACCAAACGGGTTACCACCGAGGTGATTTTGACGATCACACCACACATCATTCAAGGCATGACTCCTCCCGGGCTGAGTAAACAGGTGTTCTGGTCCGGAACGGATTCAACCTATGCGACGAGTCCGCTGTTTACCCCGCAGGGGAAGAAAATGTCCATGATGGGGAATGGGGCCGCCGGTGCGGGGCTCTCATCATTGGGAGTGGCGTCAAAGGGAGGGGGGGGAGGGAAAGCCTCTACAGCATCACTTACCCCATTGGTGTCGGTGGGGGCGGTCGCTTCGATCAGACCGGATGAGTCGGTCATTCAAATGGGAAAAGAATTTACGCTTGCCATCGATGACGAGCGTCTTCGGCCTGCGGGAGAAGGCGTGTTTCAGCTACAGTATGATCCAAAGGTGCTGGAGTTCAGAACGATTCTGAATGGCAACGTCATCTCGCTCGATAGCACGGGTGAGGAGGCGTCCAATAGTTCGGTAACGCAAGCAGGGATGGTGACGTTTAAGTTTTCGCCAGTAGCAAGGCAGGTTGGCGGGCGGACCGTCACGGTCACCTTCTATGCCAAGGCGCCTGGCGTATCGCCTGTGCGTGTGGTGTTGGTGGATTCCGCTGCAGAATCATCCACGGCACCAGCTCAAGAAGGAAAAGGTATTGTGAGGGTGCGGTGA